The following coding sequences lie in one Candidatus Binataceae bacterium genomic window:
- a CDS encoding cobyrinate a,c-diamide synthase, with protein sequence MNQSLTIPRLLIGGTASGIGKTTVTVALAAALRRRGLRLAPFKCGPDYLDPTYHSRAAGVFSPNLDGWMMGREGVIGTFARACQGADLALIEGVMGLFDGAAPDTEIGSSAEVAKWLAAPVLLVVDASGLARTLAATVLGFQHFDAELHLAGVICNQVGSRGHLDLLRQVPTVAPVMGGLPRDPEHAFPERHLGLRTASRRAVAEELFAAWGELAAHWCDLDAIEMQARNAPALEWSDEAGLEPPATPRCRIGLARDDAFHFYYEDNLRQLRAAGAELVPFSPISDTHLPAVDGLYIGGGYPEVYGAALAANHTMRAEIARFAAAGGTIYAECGGLMYLCQEIVTLEGERYPMAGVIASRAIMRPQLQALGYVETITTLPSPLGPPGMVLRGHQFRYSELQPAPQLPCAYQARRRRGGTAFAEGYLIGNVLASYIHMHWARTPQIPRALVTHCLAHRARGEGA encoded by the coding sequence GTGAACCAGTCGTTAACCATTCCCCGCCTACTGATCGGCGGCACTGCCAGCGGAATCGGCAAGACCACCGTGACAGTGGCGCTGGCGGCCGCTCTGCGCCGGCGCGGGCTTAGGCTTGCGCCGTTCAAATGCGGCCCCGATTATCTCGATCCCACCTATCATTCCCGCGCCGCGGGGGTGTTCTCGCCCAATCTCGACGGCTGGATGATGGGGCGCGAGGGCGTGATTGGTACCTTCGCGCGCGCTTGTCAGGGCGCCGACCTGGCGCTTATCGAAGGCGTGATGGGGCTGTTCGACGGTGCCGCGCCCGACACCGAAATCGGCTCCTCGGCCGAGGTGGCAAAATGGCTGGCAGCGCCGGTCTTGTTGGTAGTAGATGCCAGCGGATTGGCGCGTACTTTGGCGGCGACCGTGCTGGGCTTCCAACATTTCGATGCCGAGCTGCATCTGGCCGGGGTGATCTGTAACCAGGTCGGCAGCCGCGGCCATCTGGATTTACTACGCCAGGTTCCTACCGTGGCACCCGTGATGGGAGGTCTGCCACGCGATCCTGAACACGCCTTTCCCGAACGCCATTTGGGACTGCGGACCGCCAGCCGGCGAGCCGTAGCCGAAGAGTTGTTCGCGGCCTGGGGCGAGCTGGCGGCGCATTGGTGCGATCTGGACGCGATCGAGATGCAGGCACGCAACGCGCCGGCCTTGGAGTGGTCGGACGAGGCTGGGCTCGAGCCCCCGGCGACGCCACGATGCCGGATCGGGCTAGCGCGCGACGATGCATTCCATTTCTACTACGAAGACAACTTGCGCCAATTGCGCGCCGCCGGCGCCGAATTGGTGCCGTTTTCGCCGATCAGTGACACTCATCTGCCTGCGGTCGACGGGCTGTATATCGGTGGCGGCTATCCCGAGGTGTACGGGGCCGCACTGGCGGCCAATCACACGATGCGGGCCGAAATCGCGCGCTTTGCGGCCGCGGGCGGAACAATTTACGCCGAATGCGGCGGTTTGATGTATTTATGCCAGGAGATCGTCACGCTGGAGGGCGAACGTTATCCGATGGCCGGCGTAATCGCGTCCCGGGCGATAATGCGGCCGCAGCTGCAGGCGCTAGGCTACGTCGAGACAATTACCACCCTGCCCTCGCCGCTGGGCCCGCCGGGGATGGTGCTGCGCGGTCACCAGTTTCGTTACTCCGAATTGCAGCCGGCGCCGCAACTACCGTGCGCTTACCAGGCCCGCAGACGGCGCGGCGGAACAGCTTTCGCCGAAGGCTACCTAATCGGCAACGTCCTGGCTTCTTACATTCATATGCATTGGGCTCGTACTCCACAGATTCCTCGCGCCCTGGTGACCCATTGTCTCGCCCATCGAGCGCGCGGCGAGGGCGCCTGA
- the mdh gene encoding malate dehydrogenase, whose translation MTRKKIAFIGAGNVGATCAHLCFLRGLGDIVLYDIIDGLPQGKALDMLESAPVVGADVNVIGTLDLNAISGADCCVVTSGSPRKPGMSRDDLLKINAKVMNDVGGAIRKYAPDAFVIVVTNPLDAMVTQLARVTGFPKHQIVGQAGVLDSARYRTFIAQELGVSVASVSAMVLGGHGDDMVPVRSYTRVGGVPVEKLISAKRLEEIEVRTRNGGGEIVNLMKTSSYYAAGTAVYQMVEAYMLDRKEVLPAAAYLEGEYGVSGLFAGVPVIIGGSGVEKVLEIELTAAESRAFQTSVSHVRELVAAMDKVIAAA comes from the coding sequence ATGACACGCAAGAAAATCGCCTTCATCGGCGCCGGCAACGTAGGCGCGACCTGTGCCCATCTGTGCTTTCTGCGCGGCTTGGGCGATATCGTTTTGTACGACATCATCGACGGCCTGCCCCAGGGCAAGGCGCTGGATATGCTGGAATCGGCCCCAGTAGTGGGCGCCGACGTAAACGTCATCGGTACGCTGGATCTCAACGCGATTTCCGGCGCCGATTGCTGCGTGGTGACGTCGGGCTCGCCGCGTAAGCCCGGAATGAGCCGCGACGATCTGCTGAAAATCAACGCCAAGGTGATGAACGACGTCGGCGGTGCGATCCGCAAGTATGCCCCCGACGCCTTCGTAATCGTGGTTACCAACCCGCTTGACGCGATGGTCACCCAGTTGGCCCGCGTCACCGGCTTTCCCAAGCATCAGATTGTCGGCCAGGCGGGAGTGCTGGATTCGGCCCGCTACCGCACCTTTATCGCCCAGGAATTGGGCGTTTCGGTGGCCAGTGTGAGCGCGATGGTGCTAGGCGGGCATGGCGACGACATGGTGCCCGTGCGCAGTTACACCCGAGTGGGCGGGGTCCCGGTGGAAAAGCTGATTTCGGCCAAGCGGTTGGAGGAGATCGAAGTTCGCACGCGCAACGGGGGAGGAGAAATCGTCAATCTGATGAAGACTTCTTCCTACTATGCGGCCGGTACTGCGGTTTATCAGATGGTCGAGGCCTACATGCTTGATCGCAAGGAGGTGCTGCCGGCGGCCGCTTACCTGGAGGGCGAATACGGGGTCAGCGGCTTATTTGCCGGAGTCCCTGTGATAATCGGCGGCAGCGGCGTGGAAAAAGTTCTGGAGATTGAGCTGACCGCCGCCGAAAGCCGGGCCTTTCAAACCTCGGTCAGCCACGTCCGCGAGCTGGTGGCCGCGATGGACAAGGTAATCGCCGCCGCCTGA
- the sucC gene encoding ADP-forming succinate--CoA ligase subunit beta, which produces MNIHEFQAKQILGRFGAPVPKGEAAATPEAAARAFTSLGLPRAVVKAQIHAGGRGKAGGVKVVDSAAAARDFAAGLLGKPLVTHQTGPQGRIVRRVYVEAASEIARELYLAMLVDRKAEAVAVIASTEGGMEIEEVAAKTPEKILTTVLDPVIGMAPFAARRIAFALGLRDKQVGQLTALLAAMYRAFNETDASLLEINPLVITKEGAVLCLDAKMSFDDNGLFRHPDIRELRDPNEEDPTETEAGKYDLSYVHLDGNIGCMVNGAGLAMATMDIVKYYGAEPANFLDVGGGANAEKVAAAFRILLSDARVKGVLINIFGGIMRCDVLAQGVVEAAREVKLKLPLVVRMEGTNVEQGKQILKDSGLAVISAADMADAARRIVAAIGQ; this is translated from the coding sequence ATGAACATTCACGAGTTTCAAGCCAAGCAGATCCTGGGCCGGTTCGGGGCCCCGGTGCCCAAGGGCGAGGCCGCGGCGACTCCCGAAGCGGCGGCGCGCGCCTTTACTTCCTTGGGTTTGCCGCGCGCGGTGGTTAAGGCGCAAATCCATGCTGGCGGCCGTGGCAAGGCCGGCGGAGTCAAGGTGGTCGATAGCGCGGCAGCGGCCCGCGATTTCGCGGCCGGGCTGCTGGGCAAGCCGCTGGTGACCCATCAGACCGGGCCGCAGGGTCGGATCGTGCGGCGGGTCTATGTAGAGGCGGCCAGCGAGATTGCGCGCGAGCTGTACTTGGCGATGCTGGTCGATCGCAAGGCGGAAGCGGTGGCGGTAATCGCCAGCACCGAAGGCGGGATGGAAATAGAAGAAGTCGCGGCCAAGACTCCCGAAAAAATCCTGACCACTGTGCTCGACCCGGTGATTGGGATGGCGCCCTTTGCCGCGCGCCGGATAGCCTTTGCCCTGGGCTTGCGCGACAAGCAAGTGGGCCAGTTAACCGCGCTGCTGGCAGCGATGTATCGGGCGTTCAACGAAACCGACGCTTCGCTATTGGAGATCAATCCGCTGGTGATCACCAAAGAGGGCGCCGTGCTGTGTCTGGACGCCAAGATGTCCTTCGATGACAACGGCCTGTTCCGCCATCCCGACATCCGCGAGTTGCGTGATCCCAACGAGGAGGATCCGACCGAGACCGAGGCCGGCAAGTACGACCTCAGCTATGTCCATCTCGACGGCAACATCGGATGCATGGTCAACGGCGCTGGGTTGGCGATGGCGACCATGGATATCGTCAAGTACTATGGCGCGGAGCCGGCCAATTTCCTGGACGTGGGCGGTGGCGCCAACGCCGAGAAGGTTGCCGCGGCCTTCCGTATCCTGCTCTCGGACGCGCGCGTCAAAGGGGTGTTAATCAACATCTTTGGCGGCATCATGCGCTGCGACGTGCTGGCGCAGGGAGTAGTGGAGGCCGCCCGTGAGGTCAAGCTCAAGCTGCCGCTAGTGGTGCGGATGGAAGGGACCAACGTCGAGCAGGGCAAGCAGATCCTCAAGGACTCGGGGTTGGCGGTAATTTCCGCCGCCGACATGGCCGACGCGGCGCGCCGGATCGTGGCGGCAATCGGACAATAA